In one Ictalurus furcatus strain D&B chromosome 28, Billie_1.0, whole genome shotgun sequence genomic region, the following are encoded:
- the LOC128603397 gene encoding ras-like protein family member 10B: MHWPAVCESREGGGAHRGRGGRGAMPPPFRIAVLGAQGVGKTAIVQRFLHDDYSDAASSSRTRRVHLSAAVLNGHVHDLQITDYPAISSFPGSSLQEWSDVCCRGIRSAHVYILVYDICCFDSFEYVKTMRQQILETRVMGATETPILIVGNKRDLQRGRVIPRHNVSDLVRKSWKCGYVECSAKFNWHILLLFGEALRSVGCVRCKHVHTTVRFQRALRRERCALM; encoded by the exons ATGCACTGGCCAGCGGTTTGCGAGAGCAGGGAGGGCGGTGGGGCCCACCGAGGCCGAGGTGGACGCGGTGCTATGCCCCCTCCTTTCCGGATAGCGGTGCTGGGCGCGCAGGGTGTGGGCAAGACAGCCATTGTGCAGCGCTTCCTCCACGATGACTACAGCGACGCGGCCTCGTCAAGCCGCACACGCCGGGTGCATCTGTCTGCCGCTGTGCTCAACGGCCACGTGCACGACCTGCAGATCACTGACTACCCGGCCATCAGCAGCTTCCCCGGCAGCTCCCTCCAG GAGTGGTCAGACGTTTGTTGTCGAGGTATTCGCAGTGCCCATGTCTACATCCTGGTTTACGACATCTGCTGCTTCGACAGCTTCGAGTACGTCAAGACTATGCGCCAGCAGATCCTGGAGACCCG GGTGATGGGTGCAACAGAGACGCCGATCCTGATCGTAGGCAACAAGCGCGACCTTCAGCGAGGCCGGGTCATCCCGCGCCACAACGTCTCGGACTTGGTGCGCAAGAGCTGGAAGTGTGGCTATGTGGAGTGCTCGGCCAAGTTCAACTGGCACATTTTGCTGCTGTTCGGTGAGGCTTTGCGGAGCGTGGGCTGTGTCCGCTGCAAACACGTGCACACCACTGTACGCTTTCAGAGAGCGCTGAGGAGAGAGCGCTGCGCTCTCATGTGA